DNA from Stigmatella erecta:
GCCCATGCTGTGGCCCACCACCGCATCGGGCGCAATCCCCCACGAGCGCCACAGCGCCGCCAGCGCCACCTGCATCGCGAACAGCACCGGCTGCACGACGTCGATCTCTTGCAGGCGCGAGTGCTGCTCGTCCGCGCAGAGCTCCGCCGTGAGGGACCAGTCCACGTGGGCCCGCATCGCCTGCTCGCAGGCCTCGATCTTGGCCCGGAATACAGGCTCCTCGCTCAGGAGCTGGCGCCCCATGCCGAGCCACTGTGAACCCTGTCCTGGGAAGACGAAGGCCACCTTGGCCCGTCCCTCGAGGCTCACCCTGCCCTGGCTCACGCCGGGACGGACTTCTCCCCGCGCGAAGGCCTCCAGCGCCTCGGCGATCTCCCGCCGCGAGCTGCCCACCACCGACAGACGATGGGAGTGATGGCTCCGCCGCACTCCAGCCGTGTAGGTGATGTCCTCGAGTGCTGCTCCCTGGGCCGCCCCGTCATCCAGGAAGTCACGGCAAGCCTCAGCCAGTGACTTCAGCGCCTCGGGGCTGCGGGCCGACAGGGGCAGCAGCCGCACCGGCTCCTCACCCGAGGCAGGACGCGCGCCACCGCCCACGCCTCCCGTGGAAATCGCCTCCCACTGGACCTGCTGGCCACGGACATACAGGGCCCCCAGGGTGTCGAGCATCGTGCCCCGCTCGTCCTCCTGCCGCCGCATCGAGGGGACAATGAGCCCCTGCTGCCCCGTGTGCCGCAGGGTCGACTCCATGGAGTGTTTGAGAATCGCGTGCGGGCCGACCTCCAAGAAGACGCGATGTCCCTCGCCCAGGGTGTGGGAGAGCGCGCGCGTGAAGAGCGTGGGCATCGCGATGTTGTTCACCCAGTGGGAGGCATCGGCATTCCCACCCGCGAGCACCGAGGCGTTGACCGTGGAGATCATCGGAATGCGCGCCTGGCCGGGACGAATCTCCCGCAGAGCCTCGGAGAGCTCGTCCCGCAGCACATCGATCTGGGGGCTGTGCACCGCCACGTCGATATCCACCCGGCGGCAGAACACACCGCGTGGCTGCAAGGTGGCGAACACCTCGTCGAGCGCGGCCGGCTCGCCGGACAACACCGTCGAACCCGCGCCCGCGTCGATGGCGCGGCACAGACGGCCCTCGTAGCCCGCCAGCAACTCGGCGGACTGTTCCCAGGAGATCCCGACGAGCCCCATCGCGCCCTGGCCCCTGAGCCGGGCCATCATCCGCGACTGCGTGCAGACAACGCGGAGGGTGTCCTCCAGGCCCAGGATGCCCGCGGCGTACGCCGCCGAGACCTCACCGATGCTGTGACCCACCACCGCAGCGGGCTCGATCCCCCAGGAGCGCCAGAGCTCCGTCAAGGCGATCTCCAGGGCCACGATCGCGGGCAGGGTGACGTCGATCCGGCCCAGCTGCGCTGCGGCGTCATCGGCGCCCAGCATGGCCAGCAGCGACCAGCCCACGTTCTCTTGAATGAGCCGATCGCACTGCGCCAACGAAGCCCGGAATACCGGCTCGGTTCGCGCGAGGGCAAGCCCCATGCGGGGCCACTGTGAGCCATGTCCCGAGAAGACGAAGACCGGCTTCTGAGGGTGCCCGGACTCCACCTTTCCCGTTGTCACCCCCGCCCTGGCCTCACCTGCCAGAAAGCTCTTGAGGCACTCCCGAAGCTCCTTCCGGGACCGAATGGTCATCGCCAGGCGATGGGCATGCCCACCGTCTTCAGCGGCGGCCTCGCGGAGAAGCTCCGCCAGGGGCACGTGTTCGACGGAATCCACGCGATCGAGCAACCGCTGTGCCGCCGCGCGAAGGGCCTCTGCATCCCCGCCCGACAAGTGCACGAGTTCCGCCCGGGGCGCGTTCGGCTCCTCGAGCACGACGTGGCAGTTCGTGCCACCGAATCCGAAGGAGCTGACGCCTCCGATGAGTTTCCGGTCTGGCTCGGGCCAGTCACTGAGGGTGCTCTGGACCTCCAGACGCAAGTCCCCAAAGGGGATGAGCGGATTGGGCGTCTCGAAGTGGAGGCTTGGCGGGAGTGCCCGATTCTTGATGGACAGCGCGACCTTGATCAGCCCCGTAATGCCCGCAGCGGCCTCCAGGTGCCCCACGTTCGTCTTGCAGGAGCCGATGTACAGCGGCTTCTCGGCGGGCCGCCCTGCGCCGAGCACCTCACCTAAAGCCCGGGCCTCCAGGGGATCCCCCAGCTGAGTGCCAGTGCCGTGCGCCTCGACGTACTGCACGTCGGCCGGCTCGACACCAGCGCGCGCATAGGCCTGGCGAAGCACATCCGCCTGGGCCTGGGGGTTAGGCGCGGTAAGGCCGTTGCTTCCGCCGTTGTTGTTGATGGCGCTGCCACGGATGACGCAGTAGATGGGATCGCCATCCGAGATGGCCTGGGAGAGGGGCTTGAGCACCGCCACGCCTGCTCCCTCGCCACGCACGTACCCGTTGGCGCGTGCATCGAAGGTGTAGCAGCGCCCATCCGGCGAGAGGGCCCCCAGCTTGGACAGTGACACCGTGCTGTCGGGCGCGATGTTCAGGTTCACGCCCCCCACGATGGCGAGCGTCGACTCGCCCCGGCGCAGGCTCTCGCAGGCCAGATGCACTGCCGAGAGCGAGGAGGAGCAGGCCGTGTCGATGGCCATGCTGGGCCCCCGGAGCCCCAGTACGTAGGAGACGCGGTTGGCAACGATGCTGTGGTGAAACCCCGACGCCGTGTGCGGAGAGATGCGCCGCAAGCCGAGCCGCTGCAACAGGGTCTCGTAATCCGTCCAGATCACCCCGAAGCAGACCGCCGTGGGCGAGCCCTGCAGGCGATCCGCGGCGATCCCCGCATCCTCCAACGCCTCCCAGGTCAGCTCCAACATGAGCCGCTGTTGCGGATCCATGTGGAGCGCCTCCTTGGGCGAGATACCAAAGAAGAGCGGATCGAACCCATCCACCCGGTCCAGGTATCCCCCCCAGCGGGAGGTCACCTTGCCGGCCGCGGTGGCATCGCGATCGTAAAGACGGTTGACATCCCAGCGATCGGCGGGGACCTCTGTGATGGCATCGGTCCCTCCCGCGAGCAGGCGCCAGAAGGCCTCGGGATCCGGTGCCTGGGGAAAGCGGCACGACAGGCCGACAATCGCGATGGGCTCATCTTGCCGGGCCACACGGGTCACGGGCTGCAAGGAGGGCCCTTCTTGCTCTCCGGCGAGGTGCCGCGCCAGGGAATCAGGGGTCGGGTACTCCCAAGTGAGCGTGGGTGACAACGAACGCCCGAGCATCGCTCCGAGTTCGGCGATGAAGCCCGTGGCCTTCAGTGAGTCAAGCCCATACCGGCTGAAGCGCTCGCGCACATCGATCTTGCGTGCATCGAGCCCCAACCGTTGCGCGAGAACCCCCACCAGACGCGCCTGTACCTCAACCAGAGCATCCTTCTGCACTTTGTCTTTCGCCGACACCTGGACCTCTGCCTAGCAAGTGAAGAAGCCGATGACCCCACCCCGGCCGATCACCGCAATAACGTGCTAAACCCGTTTTCCCATAAAATACCACCAACGACGAAAATGTCGACCACATTACAAATCCGGCCCGCCGTTGCAAGTCACAAAACGCGGCACCGCGTTTCGCTGACTGCATTGATTTTGGTGTCAGGCGTGCGATCCGGGGAGCCAGAGACGTGCCCATGAGGGGCTGACGCCGCACATCGCGGGCACGGCTACGCTTCCTATGCGGATCTAGCAAGAACCATCAGGACCATGGATCCGAAGGCGCACACCATCGTCAAGATGCCCCAGCGGAGCCACCTCTTCGTGAGCAGCAGGTATTCATCGAAGCGCTCACCCGAGGCTCCAAGGGACTCGGCGATGGCCAACTGTTTACCTTGAATGGGGCGAAGCACCAGGTTCCAGAGCACGCCGGACAGCATGAAAAGAATCTGCGCCACGGCATAAGCGGGAATTGACCAGATCGGAATCTCGCGAAGGTGGGCGATCAGAAGCCCGGTGACGACGAGCACCAGGGAGCTCGGCATCAGCAGATACTTGTCGGTGAGCAGCACCAAGCGCAGGGCATAGACAATCACCCGTGGCTCCCGGGTCCGGTCCGCCAGCAATCTCCAGATGGCTGTCACTGCAATGTCGCCCAGGAATGCCACAACGGCGAAGAGGTGCAGGAGTCTGAGCAGGACCTGGAAGCTCATAGGTCACGAGTAAGGCTTGTCAGAAGCGTCAACAGGTGCCGGGCGAGGATCCCGACGTGGGGCTCTCGGAGCAGCGTCAGGTGCGAGCCCGGGACCCGGTAGGCCGTGTTGGAGCCCTGCGTGAGGCGGTTCCAGCCGAGCGTATCGTCCGCGAAGAGCGCATCAAGCGCAGGCGAGGTGGGCCCATCCCTGTCCTCGGCCCGGAACACGGCAAGGGGAACAGGCTGCCTGCGGCGTGGCTGATAGTTCATTGCGTCCAGGGCCCGCGTGACGTTGAGGATCCCCATCACATGGCCCGGCTGCGCGCCGGCCGGCAGGACTCCGGCGGACTGAAGGCGTCCCACGAAGGCATCGAGGCGCTCGGCGTCGCTCATGGCACGCACCTCGCTCAGTCCAAGGCCAATCTTGACGTTGAAGAAAGCCTCCATGACTCCGGCGAGGTGGATCAGCCATTGCGAGATGTCCCAGCCCTCCCCCATCGGCTGCGTCGCTTCCGGGAACGGCGCCAGAGCGTCCAAGAGGGCCACAACGCCGATTTCATGGCCGCGCGCCTGGAGCTGTTGCGCGATCTCATAGGCGATCTGCCCACCCATCGAGTGGCCACCCACGAAGTAAGGCCCCTCGGGCTGCACGGAGAGGATCGCATCCGCGTACCAGGCGGCCATGTCCTCAAGCTTCTCGAAGGGTGGTGCTTCCCCGTCGAGCCCGCGCGGTTGGAGGCCAAACACGGCGTGGCCCTCCAGGTGACGTGCCAGGGAGAGAAGATAGAACGGCGTCGAACCACCCCCCGGAACCAGAAAGAGCGTGGGCGGACGGCGAGCTCCGCGGCCTGTGGATTCGGAGGCCAAGAGCGCGTGGGCGGATGGCGTGAGCGGCACCAGCGGGGACCCTGCCGAAATGCCACTCCGGAGGAGTTCCGCGAGCTGCGCAGGCGAAGGATGCCGGAACAGGGACACTAAGGGGAGCGGGCACTTGAGCCGCTTCTCGACCGCGAGCTTCAGCTTGAGCGCGAGCAGGGAATGGCCGCCAAGCTCGAAGAAGCTGTCGTGGATCCCCACTGAACGGACACCCAGGATTTCCTCGAACAACCGCACGAGTTCAAGCTCCATGGCATCGCGTGGAATGCCACCCTGTGAGGTGACGCGCTCTTCGGCAAGCTCCATCGCCCCCAGGGCGCGGAAGTCCACCTTGCCGTTGGGAGCATGGGGGAGTTCCTCCAACAGAACGAACTGTCCGGGCACCATGTGCGCCGCGAGTTGCTGCTCCACGAAGCTCCGAAACTCGGAAGCCTCGGGCTGCTTCGCGCCAGCCTTGGGTACCACGAAGGCCACCAAGCGGGCGTCCCCGCTTGTGCCCCTTACCAGGGCGACCGCTTCCCGCACGGCCGGATGGCGAGCGAGCGCTGCTTCGATCTCCCCGAGTTCGATCCGATAGCCGCGCAACTTCACCTGCCTGTCCGCCCGGCCGGTAAAGAGAATCGTCCCATCCGCCTGACGACGAACGATGTCGCCCGTCCTGTACATGCGAAGTTTTGGGCCTTCTGGGAAGGCGTGTTCGATGAAGCGTGAAGCGGTCAGCTCAGGCCGGTTCAGGTAGCCGCGCGCCAGTCCTGGTCCGGAAAGGTAGAGCTCGCCCGGCAGCCCATCCGGAACAGGACGGAGCCTGCCATCCAGGATCAGCGCCTTCATGCGGCGAATGGGCAGACCGATGGGCTCAGTCGCGCCGTGTGCTCCCACCTCCTCAGGCCTGCACCGGTGTGCGATCGCATCAATGGTCGCCTCGGTGGGTCCGTAGAGGTTCCAGACCTCCACGTTGCAGACACTGAAGAGTTTCTTCACCGTGGCCGACGGCAGGGGCTCGCCACCCACACAGACGCGCCGGAGCGTGGAGACGCCTGCAAGCCCAGGCTCCTCCACCAGCGCCGTCAGCAGCGAGGGGACCAGCTGAAGCACGGTGATTCCGCGCTCCCGCAGCACGCGGACCAGGTGCTCCGTGTCCGCGCCAAGGCCGTGAGGCGCGAGCACAAGGCGGGCGCCGGCCATCAGTGGCGCGAACAGCTCCCAGACCGAGGCATCGAAGCTGAGCGAGGTGCGCTGGAGCACACGGTCCTCTGGGCCGAGCGGCAGGGCCTCGTTCATCCACTCCATGTGGTTGGCGAGGCTCGAGTGCTCGATCAGAACTCCCTTCGGTTGGCCGGTCGATCCCGAGGTGAACAGGCAGTAAGCGAGTGCTCCGCTCCGCGGCTCGGACGAACCCTTTCTGACCGCGTCGAGGACAAGCACCTCGGCATCCGGGAACATCGGTGCGAGGTGCTCCTGAGTGATGACCACCCGGGCGCCGCTGTCCTTGAGCATGAAAGCCAGCCGCTCGCGCGGGTACGCAGGGTCGAGCGGGACGTAGGCCGCCCCCGCTTTGAGGATTCCGAGCAGCCCGGCCATCATTCCCAGGGATCGCTCCACCGCGATGGCCACCAACGTTCCTGGCGTAACGCCTCGCCGGACAAGTTCGTGGGCGATGGCGCCCGCGCGGGCCTCAAGTTCATCGTAGCGGAGCGTGCCATCCTCGGCCTCGACGGCGATGGCTGCGGGTATCTTCTTTGCCTGTGCCGCGATGACCTCGTGGACGGCCGGGAGACGGGGCATCTGCTCGGGAGCGCTGGGGACGAGCTTCACGCGCTCCTCGGCGCTCAGCAGATCCGCCTCCGAGATCCTCGCCTTCGGGGCGGTGGTGAGGCCGGTGATGAAGCCGGTCAGCTGGCGCACCATCGCCTGGGCGCGCCAGGCGTCGAACAGGTCGAGATCGTACTCAAGCCATCCCCGGACTCCCTGGCCCGTCTCTTCCAGCGAGAGGGTGAGAGCGAACTTGGCGGTCCCGGTCGGCATGGGCACCGGCTTGACCTCAAGGCCCGGCAACTCCATCCCGTCCGGTTGCGCCGGTTGGAACGCGAGCATGACCTGGAAGATCGGACTGGTTCCCAGAACACGCTCCGGGTTGAGCTTCTCGACGAGCTTCTCGAAAGGGACGTCCTGGTTCTCGTGGGCCGCAAGCACCTGGCGGCGCACCCGCTGGAGGAGCTCGAGAAAGGACGGATCCCCACCGAGATCGACACGGAGTGGCAACGTGTTCACGAAGAAGCCGATCAGCGGCTCTGTCTCGGCGATCCGGCGGCCCGCGAAGGGCGAGCCGATGACCACATCGTCCTGTCCGCTCACACGGCCGAGCCAGGCGCCAAATGCCGCGAGGAGTGCCATGTAAGACGTCACGCCCTCCTGACGGCAGAGGACGGCAAGCGCTTGCGCCACGCCACGGTCTAGCTCCAGGGACTCAATCGCACCGCGGTGGCTCCGGACGATGGGCCGGGGCCGATCCGCCGGAAGCTCCAGCACGGCCGGGGCACCCGCGAGGGCGCCCCGCCAATAGGCGAGCTGCTGGTCGCGGACGTGTCCCTCAAGCCAGCTCCGCTGCCACGCCGCGTAGTCCGCGTACTGGATCGGAAGCTCCGGCAGTTCCCGTTTCTCTCCGCGAACCTCCGCCGCGTAGATCTCTGAGAGTTCGCGCATCATGACGCCGAACGACCATCCGTCGGACACGATGTGGTGCATCACCACCAGGAGCACATGCTCTTGCTCGGCGGCCTTGAACAGGTGCGCACGAACGACGGGGCCGCGATCGAGCGAGAAGGGACGGGAGGACTCCTCCTTCAGGCGCCTATCAAGCGGCGTCGCGCCGGAACGGCGGAGATCCTCGGTCACCAGGGGAATGCCTCCCTCGATCAGACGGGCCACGGGCTGGCCCTCCACGAGCGGAAAGCAGGTACGAAGGGGTTGGTGGCGATCAACCACCCGCGCGAGGCTTCGCGACAGCGCCCCCTCATGGAGCTGCCCTCGCAGGGAGAACGCGATCGGGATGTTGTACGCCGCGCTGTCTCCCTCGAGTTCCGCGAGGAAGCGCAGACGCTCCTGCGCGAAGGAAAGCGGACGATCCCCCTCCCCTTTCAGCCGCACCAGCGGCGGGAGTTGCGGTGCGGCTTCCTTGGCAGCGATCACCGAGGCCAGCGCCGCGAGCGTTGGCTGCTCGAAGATGGCGGAGAGCGGCACCTCGACGCCGAGAGTCCTCCGGACGCGGCTCATGACCTGGGCCGCCAGGAGTGAGTGTCCCCCCAGCTGGAAGAAGTTATCCCCCGCGCCGATCGGACGCTTCTCAAGCAATTCTTCCCAGAGCGCCGCCAGGGTTTTCTCCGTGGGCGTGCGAGGGGCCACGAAGGACGCGCGCGCTTCGTGCTCCTCAAGACGCGGCGGCGGCAGGCGCTTCTTGTCCACCTTGCCGCTGGAGGTGAGGGGGAGTTCTTCCAGCAGGATGATCTCAGCGGGAACCATGAACTCCGGGAGACGCTTCCTGGCGTGATCGCGAATGGAGTGCGCGTCCACCGGACCGGCCGGGACGACATAGGCGACGAGGAGCTTCACACCGCCCGAATTGCCCGCGGAGTGAACGATCGTCACCGCCTTCGCAACCCCTGGGTGGGTGGCGAGCACCGCTTCGATCTCGCCCAGCTCGATCCGGTAGCCGCGGAGCTTGACCTGGTGATCAATGCGTCCGAGGTACTCCAGGTTGCCGTCCTTGCGCCACCGCACCAGATCTCCGCTGCGGTACAGCCGCGCGCCGGGCTTGAACGGATGCGGGATGAACTTCTCCCGCGTGAGCCCCTCACGGTTCAAGTAGCCCCGGGCGACACCCACGCCCCCAAGGTACAGCTCCCCCGGGACGCCAATGGGAAGGAGCGCGCCATGGCTGTCGAGGACATACCCTTCCAGGTTCAAGGCAGGCCGCCCGATCGGTGGGGCGCTGGGCTCGCCCTGCTTGCACTGGCCGAGCGTGCAAATGATGGTCACCTCCGTCGGGCCGTACGCATTGACGAACTGGACGCCAGGCTTGGCCCACGTGTTCACGACCTCTGGAGGGAGGGCCTCACCCGCCGCGAGCAGGAGCCGAAGCGAGGGGTACTCACGGTCGGCGGGGAGCACCGCGTAGGAGGTCGGGGGCAGCACCATGTGCGTCACCCGATGGGTGATCAGCACCTTGGCCAGCTCCTCGCCCGCGAGCAG
Protein-coding regions in this window:
- a CDS encoding DUF2269 domain-containing protein produces the protein MSFQVLLRLLHLFAVVAFLGDIAVTAIWRLLADRTREPRVIVYALRLVLLTDKYLLMPSSLVLVVTGLLIAHLREIPIWSIPAYAVAQILFMLSGVLWNLVLRPIQGKQLAIAESLGASGERFDEYLLLTKRWLRWGILTMVCAFGSMVLMVLARSA